The sequence below is a genomic window from Kitasatospora kifunensis.
GCTGGAGCCGTTCGACGGCCTGTGCGGTTTCCGCGACCCGCTGGCCACCGCCGAGCTGATGGAGGGTCTGGCCGTCCCGGGCCTGGCCCCGCTGATCGACCTGCTGCGCACCAAGCCCGCCGCGCAGGCGCTGCGCGAGACCCTGGCCACCGTGCTCACCACCGACTCTTCGGTCGTCGCCGTCACCGTCAAGGAGCTGGCCGACGCGCTGGACCGCTCGCTGGCCACCGAGCCCGACTCGTCCTGGGCACCCGCCTGGGCCGGCTACGCGTACGCCGCCAAGCACTTCCCGGGCGACGCCGGGGTGCTGGCCGCGCTGCTGCTCAACTTCGTTCAGCTGCAGCCCGGTGAGGCCCTCTACCTCGGCGCCGGCGTCCCGCACGCCTACCTCAAGGGCACCGGCGTGGAGATCATGGCCAACTCCGACAACGTGCTGCGCTGCGGGCTGACCCCCAAGCACATCGACGTCCCCGAGCTGCTCAAGGTGGTCATCTTCGAGGCCGGCGACCCGGGCGTGCAGCATGCGGTGGCGGGCGAGGACGGCGAGGAGCTGTTCCAGGTCCCGATCGACGAGTTCCGCCTCTCCCGTTTCGCCCTGAGTGCAGGGGCCGAGCACCAGGTGGCCGGGCGCACCGCCCAGATCCTGCTCTGCACCGAGGGCTCGGTCGCCCTGACCGACGCCGCCGGCCGGCGCCTGGAACTGGCCAAGGGCCAGTCCGCCTACCTGCCGGCCACCGGCACCGCCACCACGCTGACCGGTGAGGGCGTCCTGTTCCGCGCCACCGTCACCCTCTGAGGCCCGACCGGTGAGCGCCGAAGGCGGCACGAGAGCACTGGTCGCGGCGCTCAGCGCCAATCTGGCCATCGCGGTGAGCAAGTTCGCCGCCTTCGCGTTCACCGGTTCCTCCTCGATGCTCGCCGAGGGGGTGCACTCGGTCGCCGACTCCGGCAACCAGGTGCTGTTGCTGATCGGCGGCAAGCGCGCGGCCCGCGCCGCCGACGAGGAGCACCCGTTCGGCTA
It includes:
- the manA gene encoding mannose-6-phosphate isomerase, class I, which gives rise to MDRLANTVRPYAWGSTTAIPALLGEQPTGEPQAELWLGAHPGEPSRVDRGAGPQPLNQVIAAAPAAELGAEAVEKFGPTLPFLLKVLAAELPLSLQVHPSLAQAREGFAAEEAAGVPVEAGHRNYKDANHKPELICALEPFDGLCGFRDPLATAELMEGLAVPGLAPLIDLLRTKPAAQALRETLATVLTTDSSVVAVTVKELADALDRSLATEPDSSWAPAWAGYAYAAKHFPGDAGVLAALLLNFVQLQPGEALYLGAGVPHAYLKGTGVEIMANSDNVLRCGLTPKHIDVPELLKVVIFEAGDPGVQHAVAGEDGEELFQVPIDEFRLSRFALSAGAEHQVAGRTAQILLCTEGSVALTDAAGRRLELAKGQSAYLPATGTATTLTGEGVLFRATVTL